ATCGGCATCGGTGAGCGTCTGGTGGCCACTGGGCGAGTATTCACGACATGAAGGTAGCAGTGCACCTGGTGATCTGCCTTGTGGCCCGCAAGAATTCACTCCTGCTGGTCAGGACGCCCGGGTGCGGGTCATAAGACGCTGTCGTCCACGGTTTCTCCCGATTGCTCGGGTCTGATCCACTCGCTCAGATCGAAGCCCTGCTCGCGTGCGGCCTCCAGATACTTTGCCTCGATCTCGGGTGGGACGGTCGCCGTGCGTGACAACAGCCACAGGTATTTGTGGTCGGGCGTGCCGACCAGAGCGTAACGGTAGTCGTCGTCGATTTTCAGTACCCAGTAGTTGGCTCGCGCGAAGGGAATCCACCGCAACGACGGGGGCAGGAAGCTCACTCGTAGCCGGCCCTCATGCCCGTCGTCGGGAACGGCACGGCCGATAGCCTGGCTCGGCTTGCCGTTGTCATCGAGGCAGCGGTTGTCGACCCGAACCGTGCCGTCGTCTCGCAGTGAGTACTGGGCAGTGATGTTGCGGGCATGAAGGTCCTCGAACCGCAGTGGCAGCCGGCCGATCTCGAACCAGCGGCCGAGGTATCGCTGGAGGTCGAGGCGCTCGACCGAGGTGACCTGCGTTTCCGCAGGGTGGGTGTCGTCCATGCGAGTTCCTTTCGACGCTGAGATGATCCCCACGCTACCCGCCCCCACAGCGCGGCCCACGAGGCGCAACGGCGACCCGCTACGCAGTCCTGACTTGCGCAGACCTGACTTGCGGGCCGGTCACTTCTTCGAGGCGGCGAATGCTGCCGCTCGGTCGAGTCCACCGTGCTCCAGTCCGGCCAGCCCGGATTGCCCGGCCCAGACCTGCCGTTCGTGCCGGCTCACCTCGACGCGGAGGTGTCCGGTGAGGTGCTCGATCGCGCCGGGGACCGCGCGCCGTTGCCCGACCAGCGGCACCGGCAGCAGGTGGGCATCGCTGAGCGGGGCATGGGCCTGGACGCTGACGGCCCAGCCGAGCGAGCGTCCCTCCAGAACCCAGTGCTCATCGCCGACGTCGGCCCGCACCGGTGAGGTGACCGGATTTCCCAGCCGCAGCAGCCGGCCTCCGGGCAGCCGTACGACGAGCCCGGTCACCTCGGTCTGCAGCGGGCCGGCGACGACCTGGCCGCCGGCGAAGGCCACACACGCGTCGGGCTCGGAGAAGCCTTGTGCCTGACCCCACCACCAGGAATCGGGAAAGCCGGCCCGGCCCCAGTTCTTCTCGCCGTAGACCTGAGCGTCGGAGAAGTCCCAGCGGTGGTCGCCGGCGAGCACCGTCCCGGACGCTCGTCCGCCCAGCAGCCACGGGTGCCAGTACTGATTGAGTCCCGGGATCAGCTGAAACCAGCTCGAGCCGCCGAACGGCCGATGGGAAGGCCAGCGGACGAGCCCGTCCAGGCCGATGTCGAGGCGGGCGTCGGCGCCGAGATCGACCACGACTCGCCTATCCGATCCGAAGAAGGATGCCTGCGGATCGGCCGCTCGCGCCCCCAACCCGCCGCGTCGGGCCTCGGCGCCGGCGATGATCGCCTGACGCCAGAACCCGTCGGAGGTGCCGAGCCCGGCCAGCGCCCAGCAGCCGGTGTCATCGGTCTGGATCCCGATGAGCGCGATGACGACCCGGTGGGTCGCAGGATCGGTGATCCGCCAGTAGTAGCCCTCCATGGCGACCCCGTGGGCCCGCTCGGGGCGTCCGAACGGCCAGTCGGCGCCCCAGCCGCGGTAGCCCAGCCCAGAAGAGCGGTGCCTGCCGGCCGGACGAGCAGGTTCGCCTCCGACCGGCGGCG
The Brooklawnia propionicigenes DNA segment above includes these coding regions:
- a CDS encoding tocopherol cyclase family protein; its protein translation is MAADTPQSQPDLASRPAPTSPPVGGEPARPAGRHRSSGLGYRGWGADWPFGRPERAHGVAMEGYYWRITDPATHRVVIALIGIQTDDTGCWALAGLGTSDGFWRQAIIAGAEARRGGLGARAADPQASFFGSDRRVVVDLGADARLDIGLDGLVRWPSHRPFGGSSWFQLIPGLNQYWHPWLLGGRASGTVLAGDHRWDFSDAQVYGEKNWGRAGFPDSWWWGQAQGFSEPDACVAFAGGQVVAGPLQTEVTGLVVRLPGGRLLRLGNPVTSPVRADVGDEHWVLEGRSLGWAVSVQAHAPLSDAHLLPVPLVGQRRAVPGAIEHLTGHLRVEVSRHERQVWAGQSGLAGLEHGGLDRAAAFAASKK
- a CDS encoding lipocalin family protein, with the protein product MDDTHPAETQVTSVERLDLQRYLGRWFEIGRLPLRFEDLHARNITAQYSLRDDGTVRVDNRCLDDNGKPSQAIGRAVPDDGHEGRLRVSFLPPSLRWIPFARANYWVLKIDDDYRYALVGTPDHKYLWLLSRTATVPPEIEAKYLEAAREQGFDLSEWIRPEQSGETVDDSVL